In Sphingomonas panacisoli, one genomic interval encodes:
- the cysN gene encoding sulfate adenylyltransferase subunit CysN, with the protein MTTSFRPDALIAQDIDAYLAQHQRKTLLRFITCGSVDDGKSTLIGRLLYDSRMIFDDQLAALEADSKRVGTQGQEIDFALLVDGLAAEREQGITIDVAYRFFATEKRKFIVADTPGHEQYTRNMVTGASTADLAVILIDARKGVLTQTRRHSYLAHLIGIRHVVLAVNKMDLVGYDQAIYDAIVADYAAFAKSIGIAAFTPIPISGFKGDNVTAPSSNTPWYAGPSLIEHLETIELDADTDRAKPFRMAVQWVSRPNIDFRGFAGTIAAGTIAPGNAVRVLPSGKTSTVARIVTFDGDLDIAVAGQSVTLTLADEIDCSRGDVIAIADASPQVADQFEATIVWMADDALLPGRGYWLKLGTQTVTAQVHAPKYQVNVNTLEQVAAKTLDLNAIGVANLVTDKPIVFEPYADSRELGGFILIDKLTNATVAAGMLHFALRRARDVHWQSVDVTRAAHAQQKGQEPKVLWFTGLSGSGKSTIANLVEKKLFALGRHSYLLDGDNVRHGLNKDLGFNDADRIENIRRVGEVAKLMTDAGLIVLTAFISPFRAERELVRAMLPAGDFVEIFVDTPLAVAEARDVKGLYKKARTGEIANFTGISSPYEAPERPDIRVDTTAETPEAAAERIVEHIMGVWSPDL; encoded by the coding sequence ATGACGACTAGTTTCCGCCCCGACGCGCTGATCGCGCAGGATATCGACGCGTATCTCGCGCAGCACCAGCGCAAGACGCTGCTGCGCTTCATCACGTGCGGGTCGGTCGATGACGGCAAGTCCACGCTGATCGGGCGGCTGCTCTACGACAGCAGGATGATCTTCGACGACCAGCTCGCCGCGCTGGAAGCGGACAGCAAGCGCGTCGGCACGCAGGGGCAGGAGATCGATTTCGCGCTGCTGGTCGATGGCCTCGCCGCCGAGCGCGAACAAGGGATCACGATCGACGTCGCCTATCGCTTCTTCGCGACTGAAAAGCGCAAGTTCATCGTCGCCGATACGCCGGGCCACGAGCAATACACCCGCAACATGGTGACCGGCGCATCGACCGCCGACCTCGCCGTGATCCTGATCGACGCGCGCAAGGGCGTGCTGACGCAGACACGGCGGCATTCCTACCTCGCGCACCTGATCGGCATCCGCCACGTCGTGCTGGCGGTGAACAAGATGGACTTGGTCGGCTACGACCAGGCCATCTACGACGCGATCGTCGCCGATTACGCCGCGTTTGCTAAGAGCATCGGCATCGCCGCGTTCACGCCGATCCCGATCTCGGGGTTCAAGGGCGACAACGTCACCGCCCCCTCCTCCAACACACCCTGGTATGCTGGCCCCAGCCTGATCGAGCATCTCGAGACGATCGAGCTCGACGCCGATACCGACCGCGCGAAACCGTTCCGGATGGCGGTGCAGTGGGTCAGCCGCCCCAATATAGACTTCCGGGGGTTCGCCGGGACGATCGCAGCGGGGACGATCGCGCCGGGCAACGCGGTCCGCGTGCTGCCATCCGGCAAGACCTCGACCGTCGCGCGGATCGTGACGTTCGATGGCGACCTCGACATCGCGGTCGCCGGCCAGTCGGTCACGCTTACGCTGGCCGACGAGATCGACTGTTCGCGCGGCGACGTCATCGCGATCGCCGACGCCTCGCCGCAAGTCGCGGATCAGTTCGAAGCGACGATCGTGTGGATGGCGGACGACGCGCTGCTGCCCGGCCGCGGCTACTGGCTGAAGCTCGGCACGCAGACCGTCACCGCGCAAGTCCACGCGCCCAAATATCAAGTCAACGTCAACACGCTGGAGCAGGTCGCCGCGAAGACGCTCGACCTCAACGCGATCGGCGTCGCCAACCTCGTCACCGACAAGCCGATCGTGTTCGAACCCTATGCCGACAGCCGTGAGCTGGGCGGCTTCATCCTGATCGACAAGCTAACCAACGCGACGGTCGCCGCCGGCATGCTGCACTTCGCGCTGCGCCGCGCCCGCGACGTTCACTGGCAGTCTGTCGATGTGACTCGCGCCGCGCACGCGCAGCAAAAGGGCCAGGAGCCGAAGGTGCTGTGGTTCACCGGCCTGTCGGGGTCGGGCAAATCGACCATCGCCAATCTGGTCGAGAAGAAGCTGTTCGCGCTTGGACGGCATTCGTATTTGCTCGACGGCGACAACGTCCGTCATGGGCTGAACAAGGATCTCGGCTTCAACGACGCCGATCGGATCGAGAACATCCGTCGCGTCGGCGAAGTCGCCAAGCTAATGACCGACGCCGGGTTGATCGTCCTGACCGCGTTCATCTCTCCCTTCCGCGCCGAGCGGGAACTCGTCCGCGCGATGCTGCCCGCGGGCGATTTCGTCGAGATTTTCGTCGACACGCCGTTGGCGGTTGCGGAGGCACGCGACGTAAAGGGCCTCTACAAAAAAGCGCGCACCGGCGAGATCGCCAACTTCACCGGCATTTCCAGTCCCTACGAGGCCCCCGAGCGTCCAGACATTCGGGTCGATACCACAGCAGAGACCCCCGAGGCCGCCGCCGAGCGTATCGTCGAACACATCATGGGCGTGTGGAGCCCCGACCTGTGA
- a CDS encoding 3'(2'),5'-bisphosphate nucleotidase CysQ, whose product MSDGDFAAQIAEAAGKLLQEVRASQDWEPKALGKAGDHAANDLLCHAITTERPDDGLLSEERKCDGSRMAKSRVWIIDPVDGTREYGEARDDWAVHVALCIDGAPVLGAVALPDAGLLLRSDAAPALGPLNHPPRMVVSRTRPAAEAVAVAEAIGADLVPMGSAGAKAMAVVRGTADIYLHSGGQHEWDSAAPVAVALAAGLHCARLDGTPLIYNCDDTYVHDLLICRKELVSAVTGALVNSTTGNG is encoded by the coding sequence GTGAGCGACGGCGATTTCGCCGCGCAGATCGCCGAGGCGGCGGGCAAGCTGCTGCAGGAAGTGCGCGCGTCGCAGGATTGGGAGCCCAAGGCATTGGGCAAAGCGGGCGATCACGCCGCGAACGATCTCCTGTGCCACGCCATCACCACCGAACGCCCCGACGACGGCCTGCTGTCCGAAGAGCGCAAGTGCGACGGTTCGCGCATGGCCAAGTCGCGCGTGTGGATCATCGATCCGGTCGACGGGACGCGCGAATATGGCGAGGCGCGCGACGATTGGGCGGTGCATGTCGCGTTGTGCATCGACGGTGCACCGGTGCTCGGCGCTGTCGCGTTACCCGATGCCGGCCTGCTGCTGCGCTCGGACGCGGCCCCTGCCCTCGGCCCGCTCAACCATCCGCCGCGCATGGTGGTCAGCCGCACGCGACCCGCCGCCGAAGCGGTCGCGGTGGCGGAAGCGATCGGCGCCGACCTCGTGCCGATGGGGTCGGCGGGCGCGAAGGCGATGGCGGTGGTGCGCGGGACTGCCGACATCTACCTTCACTCGGGCGGACAGCATGAGTGGGACAGCGCCGCGCCGGTCGCCGTGGCGCTCGCCGCCGGCCTGCATTGCGCGCGGCTCGACGGGACGCCGCTCATCTACAATTGCGACGACACCTACGTTCACGACTTGCTGATCTGCCGGAAGGAACTGGTCAGTGCAGTAACCGGCGCCTTGGTCAATTCGACAACAGGGAACGGCTGA
- a CDS encoding acyl-CoA dehydrogenase family protein — protein MAWDFETDPDFQEKLDWMDGFVRDEVEPLSFLGLHPADVKNPKRNALVRPLQEQVKAKGLWACHLGPDLGGQGYGQVKLGLMNEILGRAGFAPSVFGCQAPDTGNAEIIAHYGTPEQKERYLKPLLNNEIVSAFSMTEPQGGSDPTGFVTRAELDGDEWVINGEKWFSTNAKWSDLLVVMAVTDPNAEERHKRTSMFLVPTDTPGVEILRNVSVWGGQDGSEGYVRYTDVRIPADHLLGERGGAFVISQTRLGGGRIHHAMRTVGACKKALDLMCRRAVSRKTREGTISDKQMVRMHIADSYIELEQFKLYVLKTAWMIDKYKDYRKVRKDIAAIKALMPKVYHDIAARALHIHGALGVSNEMPFAGQVIGAFVMGIADGPTEVHKETVAKQHLRAYRGVNDPIFPEYSIPNLRDAARARFDMEQLVAAE, from the coding sequence ATGGCATGGGATTTCGAAACCGACCCCGACTTTCAGGAAAAGCTCGACTGGATGGACGGCTTCGTCCGCGACGAGGTCGAGCCTCTCTCCTTCCTCGGCCTGCACCCGGCCGATGTGAAGAACCCCAAGCGCAACGCGCTCGTCCGCCCCTTGCAGGAACAGGTCAAAGCCAAGGGCCTGTGGGCCTGTCATCTCGGTCCCGACCTTGGCGGCCAGGGCTACGGCCAGGTCAAGCTCGGACTCATGAACGAAATCCTTGGCCGTGCGGGCTTCGCGCCCAGCGTGTTCGGCTGCCAGGCGCCCGACACCGGCAATGCGGAGATCATCGCGCATTACGGCACGCCCGAGCAGAAGGAACGCTACCTCAAGCCGCTGCTCAACAACGAGATCGTCAGCGCCTTTTCCATGACCGAGCCTCAAGGAGGGTCCGACCCGACCGGCTTCGTCACGCGCGCCGAGCTCGACGGCGACGAATGGGTGATCAATGGCGAGAAATGGTTCTCGACCAACGCCAAATGGTCCGATCTGCTCGTCGTCATGGCGGTCACTGACCCAAATGCCGAGGAGCGGCATAAGCGCACGTCGATGTTCCTCGTCCCGACAGACACGCCCGGCGTCGAAATCTTGCGCAACGTCAGCGTCTGGGGCGGCCAGGACGGAAGCGAGGGCTATGTGCGCTACACCGACGTCCGCATCCCTGCCGATCACCTGCTCGGCGAGCGCGGCGGCGCGTTCGTCATCTCGCAGACCCGGCTCGGCGGCGGGCGCATCCATCACGCGATGCGCACTGTCGGCGCCTGCAAGAAAGCGCTCGACCTGATGTGCCGCCGTGCGGTCAGCCGCAAAACGCGCGAGGGCACGATCTCCGACAAGCAGATGGTGCGCATGCACATCGCCGACAGCTATATCGAGCTCGAGCAGTTCAAGCTCTACGTGCTCAAGACCGCGTGGATGATCGACAAATACAAGGATTATCGGAAGGTTCGAAAGGACATCGCCGCGATCAAGGCGCTGATGCCCAAAGTCTATCACGACATTGCCGCGCGGGCGTTGCACATCCATGGCGCGCTGGGCGTGTCGAACGAGATGCCGTTTGCGGGGCAAGTGATCGGCGCGTTCGTGATGGGCATCGCCGACGGCCCGACCGAGGTGCACAAGGAAACCGTCGCGAAGCAGCATCTGCGCGCCTATCGCGGAGTCAACGACCCGATCTTCCCCGAATATTCGATCCCCAATCTGCGCGACGCGGCGCGGGCGCGGTTCGACATGGAGCAGCTGGTCGCGGCGGAATAA
- a CDS encoding gamma carbonic anhydrase family protein, protein MPIYELDGKVPVIGKGVWVAPDAHVIGEVVLGDDVGVWFGTVIRGDTSLITVGDRTNVQDGSMLHSDYGVPLTIGVECTIGHHAILHGCTIGDRVLVGMGATLLNQAVIGDECVIGASALVTEGKSFDPGSLIVGSPARSIKVLDADKRAFLKASAAHYVENAHRFARGLKRID, encoded by the coding sequence ATGCCCATCTACGAACTCGACGGAAAAGTCCCGGTCATCGGCAAGGGCGTGTGGGTCGCGCCCGACGCGCACGTGATCGGCGAGGTCGTGCTGGGGGACGATGTCGGCGTGTGGTTCGGCACCGTGATCCGCGGCGACACGTCGCTGATCACCGTCGGCGACCGGACCAACGTGCAGGACGGCAGCATGCTGCATTCCGATTACGGCGTGCCGCTGACGATCGGCGTGGAGTGTACGATCGGCCACCACGCGATCCTGCACGGCTGCACGATCGGCGACCGCGTGCTGGTCGGGATGGGCGCAACCTTGCTCAACCAGGCGGTGATCGGCGACGAATGCGTGATCGGTGCGAGCGCGCTGGTCACCGAAGGCAAGAGTTTCGACCCGGGCAGCCTGATCGTCGGCAGCCCGGCGCGAAGCATCAAGGTGCTCGACGCCGACAAGCGCGCGTTCCTGAAGGCGTCGGCGGCGCACTATGTGGAGAATGCGCACCGCTTCGCCAGGGGTCTCAAGCGAATCGACTAG
- a CDS encoding M1 family metallopeptidase, whose protein sequence is MKLFAAAAALMVTTAAPALAAAQLDRDVLPVSYDITINPNAQAMTFTGSETIAVSVRKATRTITLNAADLAISKATVDGKAVPFKLDDANQRVTLTLPAAAKVGIHSIAFAWTGKINESAAGFFAIDYTNGDGSKSRMLATQFEAPDARRFAPMWDEPSFKAKFTLHAVAPKGQLAFSNMPGVVTRRPDGTQLYSFRQSPVMSSYLLFLGMGDMERRTVMAGKTEIGIITRKGVSEQGDYALAEAKRLLTYYNDYFGQPYPLPKMDMIAGPGTSQFFGAMENWGAIFYFEQELLFDKKRATESNKQRIFTVVAHEMAHQWFGDLVTMSWWDDLWLNEGFASWMENKSSGDLNANWFARESAVAFDREVAMGVDATAATHPIIRHVETVDQIGEAFDEAITYKKGQAVIGMIGSTLGPDAFRAGIRSYMAKYKYGNTLTDQLWAELEKASGKPVAAFAHDFTLKSGVPMITVTGGKCTNLGTLVTLDQGRFGLDAASKTPQQWQVPLRIATIGGAVATTIVKSDKPYSLTVAGCGPVVVNLGKGSYTRVRYAAEPHAALIANYAKMDLADRVGMLGDDYALALSGDQDFATYAATLDAVPADASPLEWSVVSGQLGALSGFYAGTPLSERIRALTIKKLGPVLERIGYDAKDSDPPLVTNLREDLVGRLGRAGDPEVLKRARAYFAKLKTDSSAIPPGIRAPILGTFAANVTPAEWEDLLALTKAETNPVVKNGYVRLLGSAKDPALAMRALELIKTDILTTQQKPLILRAVAGGHPDMAFDFAVANRALVDSLVEANSRAAFIPSLGAGSNDPAMPGKIQAYAEKYQEEAARGGAKRTIATIAVRKAIADRLRPGVTAWAGN, encoded by the coding sequence ATGAAGCTTTTCGCCGCCGCCGCCGCGTTGATGGTCACCACTGCCGCTCCGGCGCTCGCCGCCGCGCAGCTGGACCGAGATGTCCTGCCGGTCTCCTACGACATCACGATCAATCCCAACGCGCAGGCGATGACCTTCACCGGCAGCGAGACGATTGCGGTGAGCGTTCGCAAGGCAACGCGGACGATCACCCTCAACGCGGCCGACCTGGCGATCAGCAAGGCGACGGTCGATGGCAAGGCGGTGCCGTTCAAGCTGGACGACGCCAACCAGCGCGTCACGCTGACGCTGCCCGCCGCGGCGAAGGTCGGTATCCATTCGATCGCGTTCGCCTGGACCGGCAAGATCAACGAATCGGCCGCTGGCTTCTTCGCGATCGACTACACCAATGGCGACGGGTCGAAGTCGCGGATGCTCGCGACGCAGTTCGAAGCGCCGGACGCGCGCCGCTTCGCACCGATGTGGGACGAGCCGAGCTTCAAGGCGAAGTTCACGCTGCACGCCGTCGCGCCCAAGGGGCAGCTCGCTTTCTCGAACATGCCCGGCGTCGTCACGCGCCGTCCGGACGGCACGCAGCTATACAGTTTCCGCCAGTCGCCGGTGATGTCGAGCTACCTTCTGTTCCTTGGCATGGGCGACATGGAGCGCCGTACGGTGATGGCGGGCAAGACCGAGATCGGCATCATCACCCGCAAGGGCGTGTCGGAGCAGGGCGACTATGCGCTTGCCGAGGCAAAGCGTCTGCTGACCTATTACAACGACTATTTCGGCCAGCCGTACCCGCTGCCCAAGATGGACATGATCGCGGGGCCGGGCACCAGCCAGTTCTTCGGGGCGATGGAGAATTGGGGGGCGATCTTCTATTTCGAGCAAGAGCTGCTGTTCGACAAGAAACGCGCGACGGAGAGCAACAAGCAGCGCATTTTCACCGTCGTAGCGCACGAAATGGCGCACCAATGGTTCGGTGACCTCGTCACGATGAGCTGGTGGGACGATTTGTGGCTCAACGAGGGCTTTGCGTCTTGGATGGAGAACAAATCGTCCGGCGATTTGAACGCGAACTGGTTCGCGCGTGAATCCGCGGTGGCGTTCGACCGTGAGGTGGCGATGGGGGTCGATGCGACGGCGGCGACGCATCCGATCATCCGCCACGTCGAAACCGTCGATCAGATCGGCGAGGCATTCGACGAAGCGATTACCTACAAGAAGGGTCAGGCCGTTATCGGCATGATCGGATCGACGCTCGGGCCCGACGCGTTTCGCGCCGGCATCCGCAGCTACATGGCCAAGTACAAATACGGCAACACGCTGACCGATCAGCTCTGGGCCGAACTCGAAAAGGCATCGGGCAAGCCGGTTGCCGCGTTCGCGCACGATTTCACGCTGAAAAGCGGTGTGCCGATGATCACGGTGACCGGCGGGAAGTGCACGAACCTCGGCACGCTCGTCACGCTGGATCAGGGACGGTTCGGTCTCGACGCCGCGTCGAAGACGCCGCAGCAATGGCAAGTGCCGTTGCGGATCGCGACGATCGGTGGGGCAGTCGCGACGACGATCGTCAAAAGCGACAAGCCCTATTCGTTGACCGTTGCCGGATGTGGCCCGGTTGTCGTCAATTTGGGCAAGGGTAGCTACACGCGTGTCCGCTACGCCGCCGAACCGCATGCGGCGCTGATCGCCAACTATGCCAAGATGGATCTCGCCGATCGCGTCGGCATGCTCGGCGACGACTATGCGCTGGCGCTGAGCGGCGACCAGGACTTCGCGACGTACGCCGCAACGCTCGACGCGGTGCCGGCCGATGCCAGTCCGCTCGAATGGTCGGTGGTGTCGGGCCAACTCGGTGCGCTGTCCGGTTTCTATGCCGGCACGCCGCTCAGCGAGCGGATCAGGGCGCTGACGATCAAAAAGCTCGGGCCGGTGTTGGAGCGGATCGGATACGACGCGAAGGACAGCGACCCGCCGCTCGTCACCAACCTCCGCGAGGATCTCGTCGGACGGCTCGGGCGTGCGGGCGATCCCGAAGTGCTCAAGCGGGCGCGGGCCTATTTCGCCAAGCTCAAGACCGATTCGTCGGCGATACCGCCCGGGATCCGCGCGCCGATCCTCGGCACCTTCGCGGCGAACGTGACGCCTGCGGAGTGGGAGGATCTGCTCGCGCTGACCAAGGCGGAGACGAATCCGGTGGTGAAGAACGGCTATGTCCGCCTGCTCGGATCGGCGAAGGATCCTGCACTGGCGATGCGTGCGCTCGAACTGATCAAGACGGACATCCTGACCACGCAGCAAAAGCCGTTGATCCTGCGGGCGGTGGCCGGCGGACACCCCGACATGGCGTTCGATTTCGCGGTCGCCAACCGGGCGCTAGTCGATAGCCTGGTCGAGGCGAACTCGCGCGCGGCGTTCATTCCGAGCCTCGGTGCCGGCTCGAACGATCCGGCGATGCCGGGCAAGATTCAGGCCTATGCCGAAAAATATCAGGAAGAGGCGGCGCGCGGGGGTGCCAAGCGTACGATCGCGACGATCGCGGTTCGCAAAGCGATCGCGGACCGTCTGCGGCCTGGCGTGACGGCCTGGGCGGGGAACTGA
- a CDS encoding NAD(P)H-dependent flavin oxidoreductase: protein MSLPPLFDRLRLPVIGSPLFIISGVDLVIAQCKAGIVGSFPALNARPQAQLDEWLHRITEELAAHNRDNPDRPAAPFAVNQIVHKSNDRLEADLMTCAKWQVPIVITSLGAREELNTAVHGWGGITLHDIIDDRFARKAIEKGADGLIAVAAGAGGHAGRLSPFAITQEIRQWFDGPLALSGSIANGGAVLAAQAMGADLAYIGSPFIATDEANAVEGYKQGIVEGKAADIVYSNLFTGVHGNYLRGSIVAAGMDPDHLPEGDLSTMNFGGNREAKAWKDIWGSGQGIGVVDKVESVAVRVDRLEAEYKAARARLLA, encoded by the coding sequence ATGAGCCTGCCGCCGCTGTTCGACCGCCTGCGCCTGCCCGTGATCGGGTCGCCGCTCTTCATCATCTCCGGCGTCGATCTGGTGATCGCGCAATGCAAGGCGGGAATCGTGGGGTCGTTCCCGGCGCTCAACGCCCGGCCGCAGGCACAACTCGACGAATGGCTGCACCGGATCACCGAAGAATTGGCCGCGCACAATCGCGACAATCCCGACCGGCCAGCGGCACCATTCGCGGTCAACCAGATCGTGCACAAGTCGAACGATCGGCTCGAAGCCGACTTGATGACCTGCGCCAAATGGCAGGTGCCGATCGTCATCACGTCGCTCGGCGCGCGCGAGGAACTCAACACCGCGGTCCATGGCTGGGGCGGCATCACGCTCCACGACATCATCGACGACCGTTTTGCGCGGAAAGCGATCGAGAAAGGCGCCGACGGCTTGATCGCGGTCGCGGCCGGCGCCGGCGGGCATGCCGGACGGCTGTCGCCGTTCGCGATCACGCAGGAAATCCGCCAGTGGTTCGACGGACCGCTCGCGCTGTCGGGATCGATCGCCAATGGCGGTGCCGTGCTGGCCGCGCAGGCGATGGGCGCCGACCTTGCTTATATCGGTTCGCCCTTCATCGCGACCGACGAAGCCAACGCGGTCGAGGGCTACAAGCAGGGCATCGTCGAAGGCAAGGCGGCGGACATCGTCTACTCCAACCTCTTCACCGGGGTGCACGGCAATTACCTGCGCGGGTCGATCGTCGCGGCGGGGATGGATCCGGACCATCTGCCCGAGGGCGACCTGTCGACGATGAATTTCGGCGGCAATCGCGAAGCCAAGGCATGGAAGGACATTTGGGGATCGGGCCAGGGGATCGGCGTGGTCGACAAGGTGGAGAGCGTCGCGGTTCGGGTCGATCGGCTCGAGGCGGAGTATAAGGCGGCGCGGGCGCGCTTACTTGCATAA
- a CDS encoding DUF1465 family protein, producing the protein MIDTLYVDAMLLADEARGYFDQSARIEREALDPLGRVTFSCESLKVTTRLMHIIAWLLTQRAVDSGELSPRDALDPARRLGDAPVTDDAVLAQMPIDARALIAASIDLHRRVARLDDAQIDPAPLDSPVQHMQARLAMAF; encoded by the coding sequence ATGATCGACACTCTGTACGTCGATGCGATGCTGCTCGCCGACGAGGCGCGGGGGTATTTCGATCAGAGCGCACGGATCGAACGCGAGGCGCTCGATCCGCTCGGGCGTGTGACGTTTTCGTGCGAATCGCTGAAGGTAACGACGCGGCTGATGCACATCATCGCTTGGCTGTTGACCCAACGAGCGGTCGATTCGGGCGAACTGAGCCCGCGCGATGCGCTCGACCCGGCACGACGGTTGGGCGACGCGCCGGTAACCGACGACGCCGTGCTGGCACAGATGCCGATCGACGCACGAGCGCTGATCGCGGCCAGCATCGACCTCCACCGCCGCGTCGCGCGCCTCGACGATGCGCAGATCGATCCGGCGCCGTTGGACAGTCCGGTGCAGCACATGCAGGCACGATTGGCGATGGCGTTCTAG
- a CDS encoding YdcH family protein, with protein sequence MDEAQIIQRLGMLRTEHRDLDSAIDALRLMGTGDQLQIARMKKRKLALRDEITLLEDQLIPDIIA encoded by the coding sequence ATGGACGAAGCCCAGATCATTCAGCGTCTCGGTATGCTCCGGACCGAGCATCGCGATCTCGACTCCGCGATCGATGCGTTGCGGCTGATGGGGACCGGCGATCAGTTGCAGATCGCGCGGATGAAGAAGCGCAAGCTGGCGTTGCGGGACGAAATCACGCTGCTCGAGGACCAGCTGATCCCCGATATCATCGCCTGA
- a CDS encoding PilZ domain-containing protein, which translates to MSDSTPNTFPPISVEPAKRTKARDSLFLVAGLRIDGRPGTLQVRVRNLSPGGLMAEYPHPVEIGCALEIELRGIGKVLGQVAWTAAGRIGIAFDNPIDPLQARKPVVSDKAPAKDKPIKPMF; encoded by the coding sequence ATGAGCGACTCTACACCCAACACCTTTCCACCGATCAGCGTCGAGCCGGCCAAGCGCACGAAGGCGCGCGACAGCCTGTTCCTCGTGGCGGGCCTGCGGATCGACGGGCGCCCCGGTACGCTGCAGGTGCGCGTGCGCAACCTGTCGCCGGGCGGGCTGATGGCGGAATATCCGCATCCGGTCGAAATCGGCTGCGCGCTTGAGATCGAACTGCGGGGTATCGGTAAGGTGCTCGGCCAAGTCGCCTGGACCGCGGCAGGGAGGATCGGCATCGCGTTCGACAATCCGATCGATCCGCTGCAAGCCCGCAAGCCCGTCGTATCCGACAAGGCGCCGGCCAAGGATAAGCCGATCAAACCGATGTTCTGA
- the dksA gene encoding RNA polymerase-binding protein DksA translates to MATALNRVEDSSFGLPANDADDGYRPSADEEFMNPRQQAYFRTKLLRWKEAILAEAVTTLSQLQVEPLREADLTDRASSETDWSIELRTRDRQRKLISKIDAALRRIEEGEYGYCEVTGEPISLGRLEARPIATMTVEAQERHERNEKVSRED, encoded by the coding sequence ATGGCGACGGCTTTGAATCGCGTAGAGGATTCCAGTTTCGGGCTGCCGGCGAACGACGCCGACGACGGCTATCGGCCGAGCGCCGACGAAGAGTTCATGAACCCGCGCCAACAGGCGTATTTCCGCACCAAGCTGCTGCGCTGGAAAGAAGCCATCCTGGCGGAGGCTGTGACCACGCTGTCGCAACTTCAGGTCGAACCGCTGCGCGAAGCCGATCTGACCGACCGCGCGTCGAGCGAGACCGACTGGTCGATCGAACTGCGCACCCGCGATCGCCAGCGCAAGCTGATCTCCAAGATCGATGCGGCGCTGCGCCGGATCGAAGAAGGCGAATACGGTTATTGCGAAGTGACCGGCGAGCCGATTTCGCTCGGCCGGCTCGAGGCGCGGCCGATCGCGACGATGACGGTCGAGGCGCAGGAGCGTCACGAGCGGAATGAAAAGGTATCGCGCGAGGACTAA